One Salinimonas marina DNA segment encodes these proteins:
- the glnA gene encoding glutamate--ammonia ligase — MSIEKALELIEESEAKFIDMRFTDTAGKEQHVSIPAAQVDEEFFEEGKMFDGSSIAGWKGINESDMVLMPDADSVVLDPFAEETQINVRCNIVEPMTMEGYERDPRSVAYRAEEYLKSTGIGDTAFFGPEPEFFLFDDVRFHTDISGSFYKIDSSEAKWNSGADFEGGNMGHRPGVKGGYFPVPPVDSSHDTRAAMCLVMEEMGLTIEAHHHEVATAGQNEIACEFNTLVKKADELQIYKYVVHNVAHAYGQTATFMPKPLVGDNGSGMHVHMSIAKDGKNVFAGDKYAGLSEEALYYIGGIIKHARALNAFTNASTNSYKRLVPGFEAPVMLAYSARNRSASIRIPYVTSDKARRIEVRFPDPTANPYLAFSALLMAGLDGIKNKIHPGDAMDKDLYDLPAEEAKDIPTVASSFEMALEALDNDREFLKAGGVMTDDMIDAYIDLKSEDVTKLRMTTHPVEFDMYYSL, encoded by the coding sequence ATGTCAATAGAAAAGGCATTAGAGCTGATTGAAGAAAGTGAAGCAAAATTTATCGATATGCGCTTCACCGATACAGCAGGCAAGGAACAACATGTTTCTATTCCTGCGGCTCAGGTTGACGAAGAGTTTTTTGAAGAAGGCAAAATGTTTGATGGCTCTTCAATTGCCGGCTGGAAAGGAATTAACGAATCAGACATGGTATTGATGCCGGATGCCGATTCTGTGGTTCTGGACCCTTTTGCAGAAGAAACCCAAATTAATGTGCGCTGTAATATCGTTGAACCAATGACGATGGAAGGGTATGAGCGTGACCCACGTTCTGTGGCATATCGCGCCGAAGAATACCTGAAATCCACCGGTATTGGCGATACGGCCTTTTTCGGTCCTGAGCCGGAGTTTTTCCTGTTTGATGATGTTCGGTTCCATACCGACATTTCCGGTTCATTTTACAAAATCGATTCTTCTGAAGCCAAATGGAATTCCGGGGCCGACTTTGAAGGTGGCAACATGGGTCACCGTCCTGGTGTAAAGGGCGGTTATTTCCCGGTACCCCCGGTAGACTCAAGCCACGATACCCGCGCGGCGATGTGTCTGGTAATGGAAGAGATGGGCCTGACTATCGAAGCACATCACCACGAAGTCGCCACTGCCGGTCAAAACGAAATTGCCTGTGAGTTTAATACTCTGGTGAAAAAAGCCGATGAGCTGCAAATCTACAAGTACGTAGTACACAATGTGGCACATGCTTACGGGCAAACCGCAACCTTTATGCCAAAACCATTGGTTGGGGATAACGGCTCGGGAATGCACGTTCACATGTCCATCGCCAAAGATGGTAAGAATGTCTTCGCTGGTGACAAATATGCAGGTCTGTCTGAAGAAGCGCTGTATTACATTGGCGGTATCATCAAGCACGCCCGTGCCCTGAATGCGTTTACCAATGCGTCAACCAACTCGTACAAGCGTCTGGTACCTGGATTTGAAGCCCCGGTTATGCTGGCTTATTCAGCGCGTAACCGCTCGGCATCGATTCGTATTCCCTATGTGACCAGCGATAAAGCACGTCGTATTGAAGTACGCTTCCCGGATCCAACCGCGAACCCGTACCTGGCGTTCTCAGCGCTGCTGATGGCCGGTCTGGACGGCATCAAAAACAAGATCCATCCTGGCGATGCTATGGATAAAGACTTATATGATCTGCCAGCAGAAGAAGCTAAGGATATTCCCACGGTAGCGAGTTCATTTGAAATGGCGCTGGAAGCACTGGACAATGACCGTGAATTCCTGAAAGCCGGCGGCGTTATGACCGATGATATGATTGATGCCTACATCGATCTTAAATCTGAAGATGTGACCAAGCTGCGTATGACCACGCATCCTGTTGAGTTTGATATGTACTACAGCCTGTAA